A single window of Nitrospira sp. DNA harbors:
- a CDS encoding sigma-54 dependent transcriptional regulator, which translates to MEKILVVDDEQSLREVLSIMLKRAGYAVTSVADGEEAIEQLQKEIFDLVITDLRMPKVDGMEVLRAVKSASPETVVLIITAFATADSAVEAMKQGAYDYLTKPFQVDEVQMIIRNALEKRRLTAENILLKREMASQSSFAQLVGQSDAMQKVFDIVRKVADSKSNVLICGESGTGKELVARAIHYNSVRSVRPFVAVNCSAVPETLLESELFGHMKGSFTGAISNKAGLFEVADGGTIFLDEIGDTTPTIQVKLLRVIQEREFRRVGGSQDVKVDVRIVAATNKDLEKAVADGSFREDLYYRLDVIPIRLPPLRLRAGDIPLLVTHFLERFSKESGKPAPTLTAEAMHVLLGHEWRGNVRELENLIERVVAFSTGVPVTEQDVRGWLHRSVSPQSQGVPAELPEDGLDLEGMISGIEKELLLKALERSKWVKKKAARLLKLNTRSFRYRLEKYAIKGGRD; encoded by the coding sequence GTGGAAAAGATCTTAGTCGTCGACGACGAACAGAGCCTGCGAGAGGTCTTGAGCATCATGCTCAAACGGGCGGGGTATGCGGTCACGAGTGTAGCCGACGGCGAAGAGGCAATCGAGCAGCTCCAGAAGGAAATATTCGACCTCGTCATTACCGATCTGCGCATGCCCAAGGTCGATGGGATGGAGGTGCTCAGGGCGGTCAAGTCGGCTTCGCCGGAAACGGTGGTCTTGATCATCACCGCCTTTGCGACGGCCGATTCCGCCGTTGAGGCGATGAAGCAGGGTGCCTACGATTATTTGACGAAGCCGTTTCAGGTCGATGAAGTGCAGATGATCATCCGCAACGCGCTCGAAAAGCGCCGGCTGACGGCTGAAAACATTCTGCTGAAACGGGAGATGGCGAGCCAATCGTCGTTTGCCCAACTGGTCGGCCAAAGCGATGCCATGCAGAAAGTGTTTGATATTGTGAGAAAGGTGGCCGACTCCAAAAGCAATGTCCTGATTTGCGGGGAAAGCGGAACGGGGAAAGAGTTGGTCGCGCGGGCCATTCACTACAATAGCGTGCGCAGTGTCAGGCCTTTCGTCGCGGTCAATTGCAGCGCCGTGCCGGAGACCTTGTTGGAGAGTGAGCTCTTCGGCCATATGAAGGGGTCGTTTACGGGCGCCATTTCCAATAAGGCCGGGTTGTTTGAAGTCGCCGATGGCGGGACAATTTTTCTCGATGAGATCGGGGATACGACTCCGACGATCCAGGTGAAGCTGTTGCGGGTGATTCAGGAGCGGGAATTTCGCCGTGTTGGTGGAAGTCAGGATGTGAAGGTGGATGTGCGGATCGTGGCCGCCACGAACAAGGATCTTGAGAAAGCCGTGGCTGACGGGTCGTTCCGGGAAGATCTCTATTATCGACTGGATGTCATCCCGATCCGGCTTCCACCGCTCCGGCTTCGGGCCGGTGACATCCCCTTATTGGTTACTCATTTCCTCGAACGTTTTTCAAAGGAGAGCGGCAAACCGGCGCCGACTCTTACGGCAGAGGCGATGCACGTGCTTCTTGGCCACGAATGGCGGGGGAATGTTCGTGAGCTGGAAAACCTGATCGAGCGGGTGGTGGCGTTTTCCACGGGAGTGCCAGTGACGGAGCAGGATGTCCGTGGGTGGCTCCACCGGTCCGTGTCCCCGCAGTCGCAAGGGGTGCCCGCAGAACTGCCTGAAGATGGGCTGGATCTGGAGGGAATGATCAGCGGGATTGAAAAAGAGTTGCTGCTCAAAGCCCTAGAGCGCTCGAAGTGGGTCAAGAAAAAAGCCGCCCGGTTGCTCAAGCTCAATACGCGGTCGTTCCGCTACCGGCTTGAGAAGTATGCTATAAAAGGAGGTCGTGACTAA
- the rpsF gene encoding 30S ribosomal protein S6: MELYESLFIIRPSITDEETKSLIEKMKGVADKTGAEFIKFENWGKKKLAYEVRHERKGTYAYFYFKAPNNTVSELERAYRLEDNIIKFLTIHHEKELVERRPLEPTAQESDGGRI, encoded by the coding sequence ATGGAGCTCTACGAGTCTCTGTTTATCATTCGTCCGTCTATTACCGACGAGGAAACCAAGTCGCTTATCGAAAAGATGAAGGGCGTGGCGGATAAGACCGGCGCGGAATTCATCAAGTTCGAAAACTGGGGCAAGAAAAAACTTGCCTACGAAGTCCGGCATGAGCGGAAGGGCACCTATGCCTATTTCTACTTCAAAGCGCCGAACAATACGGTGAGCGAGTTGGAACGGGCCTATCGGTTGGAAGACAACATCATCAAGTTCCTGACGATCCATCACGAAAAAGAATTGGTGGAGAGACGTCCGTTGGAGCCGACGGCTCAGGAGTCTGACGGTGGCCGGATTTAA
- a CDS encoding single-stranded DNA-binding protein, which translates to MAGFNKVILMGNLTRNPELRYTPNGTPVASFGLAMSRRFKQGEELKEEVCFVDIVVFGKQAEHCGQYLSKGNGAIIEGRLQQRRWETEDGQKRSKHEVVAQSVTFMPKRQDGGGAAGGEPPVHDDPSYEFDEQA; encoded by the coding sequence GTGGCCGGATTTAATAAAGTCATTCTCATGGGAAACCTCACCAGGAATCCCGAGTTGCGGTATACGCCGAACGGGACGCCGGTGGCGAGCTTTGGCTTGGCGATGAGCCGCCGGTTCAAGCAGGGTGAGGAACTCAAAGAGGAAGTGTGTTTTGTCGATATTGTGGTGTTTGGCAAGCAAGCCGAGCACTGCGGGCAATATTTAAGCAAGGGTAATGGGGCGATCATCGAAGGCCGCTTACAGCAGCGCCGTTGGGAAACAGAAGACGGCCAAAAGCGCAGCAAGCATGAGGTGGTGGCGCAAAGCGTCACGTTCATGCCCAAGCGGCAGGACGGTGGCGGGGCTGCCGGCGGGGAACCGCCGGTTCACGATGATCCCAGCTATGAGTTCGATGAACAGGCATAA
- the rpsR gene encoding 30S ribosomal protein S18, whose amino-acid sequence MERSGSMGGGDRRDNGGGGGRLFQRRRPCRFCLDKAPIDFKDAGLLRNFLTERGRIVPRRISGNCMGHQRELTIAIKRARHIAIISFAEER is encoded by the coding sequence ATGGAACGAAGTGGAAGTATGGGTGGCGGTGATCGTCGCGACAACGGTGGTGGCGGCGGGCGGTTGTTCCAGCGCCGGCGGCCCTGCCGGTTTTGTTTGGATAAGGCGCCGATCGATTTTAAGGACGCCGGGTTGCTGCGGAACTTTTTGACGGAACGCGGCCGCATTGTCCCGCGCAGGATTTCCGGCAACTGTATGGGCCATCAGCGTGAATTGACGATCGCGATCAAGCGGGCGCGGCACATTGCGATCATCAGTTTTGCTGAGGAGCGATAG
- a CDS encoding 50S ribosomal protein L25 gives MKFELAVTVREQAGKGAARQLRRSGQVPAVLYGQGECVLLTVNPDELVKILKSHAGSSALLALTVNGAKTKPNRNALIRDYQVDPITGSLLHADLFEISMDKPIRVKVPVHVVGAVPAGVKEGGVLHHHVRDLHIECLPAVLPDQIEVDASSLGISQGLHLKDLAKVEGVRFLDDADQMIVSVAAPISDAKLEALLTAGAGGPAETEVAAKGKEAGEGAEAGKAGAAAPAGEAKAGDKKDAGKEAPKAEKKDAKK, from the coding sequence ATGAAATTTGAATTAGCAGTCACCGTTCGCGAACAAGCCGGGAAGGGTGCCGCGCGCCAATTGCGGCGGAGCGGTCAAGTGCCCGCAGTGCTTTATGGCCAAGGGGAGTGTGTGTTATTGACCGTCAATCCAGACGAATTGGTCAAAATTCTCAAGTCCCATGCCGGCAGTTCCGCCTTGCTTGCCTTGACGGTGAACGGGGCCAAGACCAAGCCGAACCGCAACGCCTTGATCCGCGATTACCAGGTCGATCCCATTACGGGCAGCCTATTGCACGCAGACTTATTTGAGATATCGATGGACAAGCCGATTCGCGTGAAGGTGCCGGTGCATGTGGTTGGCGCGGTGCCTGCCGGGGTGAAGGAAGGCGGCGTGTTGCATCACCATGTACGTGACCTGCACATCGAATGTTTGCCGGCAGTCTTGCCGGATCAGATTGAAGTCGATGCGTCTTCTTTGGGGATTAGCCAAGGGCTTCACCTGAAAGACCTCGCCAAGGTCGAAGGGGTTCGATTCTTGGACGATGCCGACCAGATGATTGTGAGCGTGGCGGCGCCGATTTCCGATGCCAAGCTGGAAGCGCTCTTGACGGCCGGCGCGGGCGGACCAGCCGAAACGGAAGTTGCAGCCAAGGGGAAAGAGGCTGGTGAAGGCGCGGAAGCTGGGAAAGCCGGCGCTGCGGCGCCTGCGGGAGAAGCCAAAGCCGGTGATAAAAAGGACGCCGGCAAGGAAGCTCCGAAGGCTGAAAAGAAGGACGCGAAGAAGTAG
- the pth gene encoding aminoacyl-tRNA hydrolase, which produces MRLIVGLGNPGAAYAGTRHNVGIDVIARAAARWRIPLSVRGIAIRGSGRLGSIQLELAGTLDWMNLTGPPLKGLLREFKLTPEDLILVHDDLDLELGRLRIKQGGGPGGHNGIKSVIEALGTSEFVRVKIGIGRPAPRQDAADYVLEAFSKEEREILAPCLDRAVDALECLAHRGTAVAMNQFNVREKPARADEP; this is translated from the coding sequence GTGCGGCTCATTGTTGGGCTGGGCAATCCTGGCGCTGCCTATGCCGGGACACGCCACAATGTTGGGATAGACGTGATTGCGCGTGCCGCGGCGCGGTGGAGGATTCCACTCAGCGTTCGCGGCATCGCCATTCGCGGGTCTGGACGGCTTGGTTCCATTCAACTGGAGCTGGCTGGCACCCTTGATTGGATGAACCTCACTGGCCCACCGCTGAAGGGTCTGCTGCGCGAGTTCAAGCTCACCCCGGAAGACCTCATCCTTGTTCACGACGATCTTGATTTGGAGCTGGGGCGCCTGCGGATTAAGCAGGGCGGCGGCCCCGGCGGCCATAACGGAATAAAATCGGTCATCGAAGCTCTGGGGACGTCTGAGTTTGTCAGGGTCAAGATTGGAATCGGCCGTCCAGCACCCAGGCAGGATGCGGCGGACTATGTGCTGGAGGCCTTCTCGAAAGAGGAGCGTGAGATTTTGGCGCCCTGTCTCGATCGTGCCGTCGATGCGCTGGAATGTCTGGCCCATCGAGGGACGGCCGTTGCCATGAACCAGTTCAATGTGCGGGAGAAGCCGGCACGAGCCGATGAGCCATAG
- a CDS encoding ribose-phosphate pyrophosphokinase, with translation MNRELKIFSGNANPALANEICQYLGQKLGAATVSSFSDGEIRVRIDENVRGADVFVVQSTCQPVNDSLLELLIIIDALKRSSANRITAVLPYFGYARQDRKDQPRVPISAKLIADLISTAGTDRVLTMDLHAGQIQGFFNVPVDHLYALPVLLDYITKKKLSDLVVVSPDAGGVERARAFAKRLQANLAIIDKRREGPNQTQIMNIIGDVQGKSVLLLDDMIDTAGTIVQGAQACADKGAREVWTACTHAVLSGPALERLQKSCISQVVVTNTIPLRGKEQACPKLHQLSVAPLLGEAIRRIHEDESVSSLFA, from the coding sequence ATGAACAGAGAACTGAAAATATTCTCTGGCAACGCTAATCCTGCGCTTGCCAATGAGATTTGCCAATATCTTGGGCAAAAATTAGGGGCCGCGACGGTTTCTTCGTTTAGCGACGGGGAAATTCGGGTTAGGATCGATGAGAACGTCCGGGGCGCGGACGTATTTGTTGTGCAGTCAACCTGTCAGCCGGTCAACGATTCGTTGCTGGAATTGCTGATCATCATCGATGCGTTGAAGCGGTCGTCGGCCAATCGAATTACGGCGGTGCTTCCGTATTTCGGCTATGCGCGGCAAGATCGCAAAGATCAGCCCCGGGTGCCGATTTCGGCCAAGCTGATTGCTGATTTGATCAGCACGGCCGGGACCGATCGGGTGCTGACCATGGATCTCCATGCCGGTCAGATTCAAGGGTTTTTCAATGTGCCGGTGGATCACTTGTATGCCTTGCCGGTGTTGCTGGACTATATAACGAAGAAAAAGCTCAGCGATCTTGTCGTGGTCTCGCCGGACGCCGGGGGTGTCGAGCGGGCGAGGGCCTTCGCCAAGCGTCTTCAGGCCAATTTGGCGATCATCGACAAGCGGCGTGAAGGTCCGAATCAAACACAGATTATGAACATCATCGGTGATGTGCAGGGAAAGAGCGTGCTGCTGTTGGACGACATGATCGATACGGCAGGCACCATTGTGCAGGGCGCTCAGGCCTGCGCCGATAAGGGCGCGCGAGAAGTATGGACCGCCTGCACGCATGCTGTCTTGTCAGGCCCGGCGCTTGAGCGCCTTCAGAAGTCGTGCATTTCCCAAGTGGTGGTGACCAATACGATTCCGCTGCGCGGGAAAGAACAGGCCTGTCCAAAGTTACACCAGCTATCGGTGGCGCCGCTTTTGGGCGAGGCCATCCGGCGCATTCACGAAGACGAATCAGTCAGCTCATTATTTGCCTAG
- a CDS encoding type II secretion system F family protein: MATFAYVGRTKSGSVKKGELVAKTRDEAVDQLRKQSVVVTSLEEKSGKDGFSLSFGSGMTDKDLVIFTRQFGTMINAGLPLIQCLEILSTQSENAALRKAVGEIKVQVEGGSTFSDALRKHPKVFDDLYINMVHAGEVGGLLDTILARLSKHIEKAMKLKGQIKSAMVYPAAIVGIATIVITVLMIWVIPVFEKMFKEMSGGKMALPGPTQLVIDMSNFAQAYWYIILGSIIAAVVMFKKYYSTTQGRYTVDKFVLKLPVFGDLIRKASVAKFTRTLGTLLTSGVPLLEALSICAKTSGNKVIEGTLMEARVSISGGKTIAEPLAKSEVFPKMVTHMISVGESTGALDNMLGKIADFYEDEVDQAVTNLTALLEPMMMVFLGVTVGFIVIAMYLPIFSMASAIG, encoded by the coding sequence ATGGCCACTTTTGCGTATGTTGGACGAACCAAGTCTGGGTCAGTGAAGAAGGGCGAACTCGTCGCCAAGACTCGCGATGAGGCCGTGGATCAATTGCGGAAGCAAAGTGTGGTGGTGACTAGCCTGGAGGAAAAATCCGGGAAGGACGGGTTTAGTTTGAGTTTCGGGTCCGGAATGACGGACAAGGATCTGGTGATTTTCACGCGTCAATTCGGAACAATGATCAACGCAGGACTCCCGCTGATTCAGTGCCTCGAAATCCTCTCCACCCAGTCAGAGAATGCGGCGCTCCGAAAGGCTGTCGGAGAGATCAAGGTGCAAGTCGAGGGCGGCTCGACGTTCTCCGATGCGCTTCGCAAGCATCCGAAAGTGTTTGACGATTTATACATTAACATGGTGCATGCCGGTGAGGTGGGCGGCTTGCTTGATACCATTTTGGCGCGATTGTCGAAGCACATTGAAAAGGCCATGAAGCTGAAGGGACAAATCAAGAGTGCGATGGTCTATCCCGCTGCGATTGTCGGCATCGCGACCATCGTTATTACGGTGTTAATGATCTGGGTGATTCCGGTATTCGAAAAGATGTTCAAGGAAATGTCGGGCGGCAAGATGGCGTTGCCGGGTCCGACACAGCTGGTCATTGATATGAGCAATTTCGCCCAGGCCTATTGGTACATCATTTTAGGGTCGATCATTGCCGCCGTAGTGATGTTCAAGAAATACTATTCGACCACCCAGGGCCGCTATACCGTTGACAAGTTTGTTTTGAAGCTGCCGGTGTTTGGGGACTTGATTAGAAAAGCCTCCGTCGCAAAGTTCACACGCACATTGGGGACCTTGCTGACCAGCGGCGTGCCGCTCTTGGAGGCCTTGTCGATCTGTGCAAAGACGTCTGGGAATAAGGTTATCGAGGGCACGCTCATGGAAGCGAGGGTTAGCATCAGCGGAGGGAAAACGATCGCGGAGCCCCTGGCCAAGAGCGAGGTGTTTCCTAAGATGGTGACGCATATGATTTCAGTCGGCGAATCGACGGGCGCGCTTGACAACATGCTTGGCAAGATCGCCGACTTTTATGAAGATGAAGTCGATCAAGCGGTGACGAACCTCACGGCCTTGTTGGAGCCGATGATGATGGTGTTTCTCGGTGTGACGGTGGGATTTATCGTAATTGCCATGTACCTGCCTATTTTCTCAATGGCTTCGGCCATCGGATAG
- a CDS encoding ATP-binding protein, whose translation MGDLRARIQWLIGLRVLVVTLLLGLSLTFQVTNGERVETFYALIILTYAITIPYAVLLRTLTGAEALVLFAWIQIGIDALLETVLIARTGGVESPFAVLYVISITLASLVPRRRVGLLAASLCIILFGVLVNVQLYGLVEVWGWLPRTRLSAPESLQTFGVYGLAFLVVGLLSGALVDQLQQADHSLREKEQGLNRLQAFHENIVYSISSGVFTTDEGGRITSFNPAAQEATGYSLDQVRGRRWEEVFNWHPDRPADELGEEDSHRRFEVESKRADGNRLILGMTLSPLHEQGRATGLVGVFKDLTQIRDLEEEMQRKEWLASLGEMSAGMAHEIRNPLGALAGAMQMLRKDLQGDDTSQRLMDIAVREATRLDTIITEFLQYARPPALNLAEHDLNKVLAETLDLVQHEARARKNITIVTALAAESLGRQVDQDQMKQVFWNLATNAFDAMPKGGQLTIATGCRVIDVGGRKGDVVEISFQDTGEGIPKANLDKIFLPFFTTKKQGSGLGLAAVHRIVDLHGGWIKVESREREGSRFVVCLPHSAEVGVRLRHEGREPWKRS comes from the coding sequence ATGGGCGATCTTAGAGCGAGGATCCAGTGGCTGATTGGGCTGCGGGTCCTTGTGGTTACTCTGCTGCTGGGCTTGTCTCTCACTTTCCAAGTCACGAACGGCGAGCGGGTAGAAACATTTTACGCGCTCATCATCCTCACCTACGCCATCACGATTCCCTATGCGGTTCTGCTTCGGACGCTCACGGGGGCGGAAGCGTTGGTCCTGTTTGCCTGGATTCAAATTGGAATCGATGCCTTGCTTGAAACCGTTCTCATTGCGAGGACGGGAGGAGTCGAGAGCCCGTTTGCCGTGCTCTATGTCATCTCCATCACGTTGGCGAGTCTGGTGCCTCGCCGTCGCGTTGGGCTCTTAGCGGCGAGCCTCTGTATCATTCTTTTTGGAGTGCTGGTCAATGTTCAGCTCTATGGGCTCGTCGAAGTCTGGGGGTGGCTGCCAAGGACGCGGCTGAGCGCTCCGGAATCGCTCCAGACCTTCGGTGTGTATGGGCTTGCCTTTCTGGTGGTGGGTTTGCTCAGCGGTGCGTTGGTGGATCAACTCCAACAGGCCGATCATTCATTGCGGGAAAAGGAACAGGGGCTGAATCGCCTGCAGGCGTTTCATGAGAATATCGTCTACAGCATCAGCAGCGGGGTGTTCACCACGGACGAGGGCGGGCGAATTACGTCATTCAATCCCGCGGCACAGGAAGCGACTGGGTATTCGCTTGACCAGGTGCGGGGACGTCGCTGGGAGGAAGTCTTCAATTGGCATCCCGATCGGCCGGCGGATGAGTTGGGTGAGGAGGATTCGCATCGGCGGTTCGAAGTCGAAAGCAAGCGGGCCGACGGCAATCGCCTGATCCTCGGGATGACGCTCTCGCCGCTCCATGAACAGGGGCGTGCGACAGGGTTGGTCGGTGTCTTCAAGGACCTGACGCAAATTCGAGATCTCGAAGAGGAAATGCAGCGAAAAGAATGGCTGGCCAGCCTGGGAGAGATGTCTGCCGGGATGGCGCACGAAATTCGTAATCCGCTGGGGGCGCTGGCCGGGGCGATGCAGATGTTGCGCAAAGATCTCCAGGGCGATGACACGAGCCAGCGGCTGATGGATATTGCGGTCCGTGAGGCCACCAGGCTGGACACGATTATTACCGAATTTCTCCAATATGCGCGCCCGCCGGCCCTGAATTTGGCCGAGCACGATTTGAACAAAGTCCTTGCTGAGACATTGGATCTGGTACAACATGAAGCGCGGGCCAGAAAAAACATCACGATCGTAACGGCGCTTGCGGCGGAGTCCCTCGGCAGGCAGGTGGATCAGGATCAGATGAAACAGGTGTTCTGGAACTTGGCGACGAATGCGTTTGATGCCATGCCCAAGGGCGGTCAGCTGACGATCGCGACCGGATGCCGGGTGATCGATGTTGGCGGACGGAAGGGGGATGTCGTCGAAATCTCGTTTCAGGATACAGGGGAAGGAATCCCCAAGGCCAATCTCGACAAGATTTTCCTCCCGTTTTTTACGACCAAGAAGCAAGGGTCCGGATTGGGACTGGCGGCAGTTCATCGGATCGTGGACTTGCATGGAGGATGGATTAAGGTGGAAAGCCGGGAGCGTGAAGGCTCTCGATTCGTCGTGTGTTTGCCGCATTCGGCGGAAGTTGGTGTGCGGCTTCGGCACGAAGGCAGGGAACCGTGGAAAAGATCTTAG
- a CDS encoding serine hydrolase — translation MPVSPAIQAALDAAVRDGVFPGAVLAVRKGGSPIQVACAGHLSTHPPGEAVTASAIYDLASLTKPLATVTAIALLVQEGRCHLEDSVEALLPECAGVPIGGATVRHLLTHSSGLPGWRGYYERLSPAATIPATEEARGKARQAVLPLVCGEALIYERGARSLYSDIGFILLGLIVERCSGMHLDRFFDVRIARLAGAGVLRFIPVEDLAAVRQGGGVAHGGIAPTEVDSWRGRLLCGEVHDENAAALGGVAGHAGLFGTAESVLAVTGGWLRAYSGQPSWLDSAIVRAFTARQQRIPGSSWALGWDTPSSPSSSGQYFSASSFGHLGYTGTSLWIDPDKELEVVLLSNRVHPTRKNDLIRAFRPTIHDVVWREYAGTR, via the coding sequence ATGCCCGTTTCTCCAGCTATCCAAGCGGCTCTTGATGCAGCCGTGCGAGACGGGGTTTTCCCTGGCGCTGTGCTTGCCGTGCGCAAAGGCGGCTCTCCGATTCAGGTGGCCTGCGCAGGCCACCTCTCCACACATCCGCCGGGCGAGGCGGTTACGGCGTCGGCCATCTACGATCTCGCGTCCCTGACGAAGCCGCTGGCGACGGTGACGGCCATCGCGCTCTTGGTTCAGGAGGGGCGCTGTCATCTTGAGGATTCTGTCGAAGCGCTTCTTCCTGAATGCGCCGGTGTTCCAATCGGGGGTGCCACGGTGCGGCATTTGCTGACACACAGCTCCGGCTTGCCTGGGTGGCGAGGGTATTATGAGCGGCTCAGTCCTGCCGCAACTATTCCTGCGACAGAAGAGGCCAGGGGGAAGGCCCGACAAGCCGTATTGCCGCTTGTGTGTGGTGAAGCGCTGATCTATGAGCGCGGGGCGCGAAGCCTCTATAGCGATATCGGGTTTATCTTGTTGGGTCTCATCGTCGAACGATGCAGCGGGATGCACTTAGATCGGTTTTTCGATGTTCGTATCGCTCGGCTCGCGGGTGCCGGCGTATTGCGATTTATTCCTGTGGAGGATTTGGCGGCAGTCCGACAAGGCGGTGGGGTTGCGCACGGAGGCATCGCGCCGACAGAAGTGGATTCCTGGCGGGGCCGGCTGCTGTGCGGAGAAGTGCACGATGAAAATGCGGCGGCCTTAGGTGGCGTTGCAGGTCATGCGGGCCTCTTTGGGACAGCGGAATCGGTGTTAGCCGTCACGGGGGGGTGGCTTCGAGCGTACAGTGGGCAGCCATCGTGGCTTGACTCCGCAATAGTTCGTGCGTTTACCGCCCGGCAACAGCGAATTCCAGGATCGAGTTGGGCCTTGGGATGGGATACCCCCTCGTCTCCCTCCTCATCCGGACAGTATTTCTCTGCGAGCTCGTTCGGCCATCTCGGATATACCGGCACGTCCCTCTGGATCGATCCGGATAAGGAATTAGAGGTGGTGTTGCTCTCGAACCGGGTGCATCCGACAAGAAAAAACGATCTTATCCGGGCGTTTCGCCCGACGATTCATGATGTTGTGTGGCGGGAATATGCCGGAACTCGTTAG
- the ispE gene encoding 4-(cytidine 5'-diphospho)-2-C-methyl-D-erythritol kinase, producing the protein MITIVAPAKVNLILRVLDRRPDGYHNLWSIMQTVGLEDEVSIRVAPHRSDIRLGCDDASLRTDQSNLVYRAAAAVLERSGKSVGLDIYLTKRIPMGAGLGGGSSDAAATIIGLNRILHLEWLPAQMAEVGQTLGSDVPFFLYAPAAIVAGRGEDVRPIQLAGGRWIVLVNPGFPVETKWAYQQLSATRKGLEPLSEGLRRLESHAPLSWNDVLDLAGNDFELPVFSAHPVLREIKEELLAAGAEIALLSGSGATVFGVFRDEAGAQQAVACFQPRRELKVFAVPACSGPLGAR; encoded by the coding sequence GTGATCACCATCGTTGCCCCTGCCAAAGTCAATCTCATTCTTCGTGTTCTCGACCGCCGTCCGGACGGATATCACAATCTTTGGTCCATTATGCAGACGGTGGGGCTGGAAGATGAAGTCTCGATCCGTGTCGCTCCTCATCGTTCGGATATTCGGCTCGGCTGTGATGATGCGTCACTCCGCACGGATCAATCCAACCTGGTTTATCGTGCGGCGGCAGCGGTGCTGGAGCGGTCGGGAAAATCCGTCGGCCTCGATATCTACTTGACCAAACGTATTCCGATGGGGGCCGGGCTTGGCGGGGGAAGCAGTGATGCAGCCGCGACCATCATTGGTCTGAATCGTATTCTTCATTTAGAGTGGTTGCCTGCCCAGATGGCTGAAGTGGGGCAAACGCTGGGAAGTGACGTGCCGTTTTTCCTCTATGCGCCTGCGGCGATCGTCGCAGGACGAGGCGAGGATGTGAGGCCTATTCAGCTTGCCGGCGGCCGATGGATAGTACTGGTCAATCCAGGGTTTCCGGTTGAGACGAAGTGGGCCTATCAACAGCTATCGGCTACCAGAAAAGGCCTTGAGCCGCTGTCGGAAGGACTTAGGCGGCTGGAATCACACGCGCCACTTTCATGGAATGACGTACTGGACCTGGCAGGTAATGATTTCGAACTTCCTGTGTTTTCGGCGCATCCTGTGCTGCGGGAGATTAAAGAAGAATTGTTGGCCGCCGGCGCCGAGATTGCTTTGTTGTCCGGCAGTGGGGCGACGGTGTTTGGGGTGTTTCGCGATGAAGCGGGAGCGCAGCAAGCGGTTGCTTGCTTTCAACCTCGCCGAGAGCTGAAGGTGTTCGCTGTGCCTGCCTGCTCTGGGCCCTTAGGCGCGCGCTGA
- a CDS encoding CDP-alcohol phosphatidyltransferase family protein gives MNIPNSLTILRIFLIPVYMGFMTYGRYGAALVTLLCAGVTDVLDGLIARRTNQRTKLGEILDPLADKLLLTSSFLTLAVLHLVPSWVVIIVVSRDVMLLLGTAVAHVTNSPVDITPTWLGKGTTLFQLGYVGFVVFTAWHGSHQKSLFPLLLLMVAFTLASGFHYLYRGYRHTQAVGTAE, from the coding sequence ATGAATATACCCAACAGCTTAACGATTTTGCGGATCTTTTTGATCCCTGTCTATATGGGGTTCATGACCTATGGGCGGTACGGTGCAGCGCTGGTCACGCTGCTGTGTGCCGGGGTTACAGACGTGTTGGACGGGCTGATTGCGCGCAGGACGAACCAGCGAACGAAACTTGGTGAAATTCTCGACCCCCTTGCCGACAAGCTGCTCCTGACCTCGTCGTTTCTGACACTTGCGGTGCTGCATCTCGTGCCTTCCTGGGTGGTGATTATCGTGGTCAGCCGGGATGTCATGCTGCTGCTTGGCACGGCGGTGGCACATGTGACGAATTCGCCCGTTGATATCACGCCGACTTGGCTCGGGAAAGGCACCACGTTATTTCAATTGGGTTATGTCGGGTTCGTGGTCTTCACCGCCTGGCATGGCTCCCATCAGAAGTCCCTGTTTCCCCTCCTTCTCCTGATGGTGGCATTCACGCTGGCCTCAGGATTCCATTACCTCTACCGAGGGTATCGCCATACTCAGGCTGTGGGCACGGCTGAATAA